In one window of Oryzias melastigma strain HK-1 linkage group LG5, ASM292280v2, whole genome shotgun sequence DNA:
- the srgap2 gene encoding SLIT-ROBO Rho GTPase-activating protein 2 isoform X3 — protein MTSPAKFRKDKEIVAEYETQVKEIRAQLAEQLKCLDQQCELRVQLLQDLQDFFRKKAEIEMDYSRNLEKLSERFLTKTRSTKDHQLKKEQSILSPVNCWNLLLLQVKRESRDHATLSDLYLNNIIPRFAQISEDSGRLFKKSKEIGAQLQEDLMKVLNELYGVMKTYHIYNTDSINAESKLKEAEKQEEKQMGRSSRQEDRQTPRSPDTLASIKTDEKPVRRSSVKKIEKMKGKRQAKYTENKLKAIKARNEYLIALEATNSCVFKYYIHDLSDIIDCCDLGYHASLHRALRTYLSAEQNVESSKHSGLEALEGAAESLEANGDKQKVMETYNNIFCPPARFDFQSHMGDTMGVMCAQQPLDVDLNQRCQHLQPRLSTLKIENEEVKKTMEATLSTIQDMVTVEDFDVSECFHHSNSMESVKSTFSESYLSKPSLAKRRANQQETEQFYFTKLKEFLDGRSLITKLEAEHDLIEKTLGESQKSDCCLASGRRNSSVRKQDSGEAIPLMVESCIRFISRHGLQHEGIFRVSGSQVEVNDIKNAFERGEDPLAEEQNEHDLDSIAGVLKLYFRGLDHALFPKEVFHDLISCVSMESLQERAVHIKKVLQSLPSKTLIIMRYLFAFLNHLSQYSEENMMDPYNLAICFGPTLMSVPEGHDQVSCQAHVNELIKTIIIHHDTIFPGPQDLQGPIYTIPGTGDDFCDSPHCEPPPVKEPAPDTVSVGPTSEDESEPVEAIAKFDYTGRSSRELSFKKGASLLLFQRASNDWWEGRHNGVDGLVPHQYIVVQETSDLGRGSPKSEVDGLLEERVSTRGSVASPTGPHVADIYLANVNKLRKRTEPGNIRRAFRSESDGPSAGTSGSGAGGARTASLSVGGALAKDTGDKRPMSTHNILNSVTRHSSLKTKVESPQLRKTTPAGRSKSFSNHRPLDPEVYTQVEHSSQDLQDAALTELSKLERQSASKHAPDVVLDTLEQLKGMGCGGGGGGASEPSSPLHSRLLRDSEGCSSHVHPLQRSASSASDVPSSFRPNKSQPRSPLPSATSPSLSSSSLSSSVPSFREPRPPATRPKPVVFPKSAGGSSSPAMGSPTSTVPPVSPTPPAGHTHSLPHAPPPPPPPQSNDKSCPA, from the exons GAAGGAGCAGAGCATCTTATCGCCGGTGAACTGCTGgaacctgctgctgcttcaggTGAAGAGGGAGAGCCGCGACCACGCCACCCTGTCCGACCTCTACCTCAACAACATCATACCCCGCTTTGCACAGATCAGCGAGGATTCGGGAAGGCTCTTCAAGAAG AGCAAAGAGATTGGAGCCCAGCTGCAAGAGGACCTGATGAAAGTGCTTAATGAGCTTTACGGG GTGATGAAGACGTATCACATATACAACACTGACAGCATCAATGCCGAGTCGAAGCTGAAGGAGGCGGAGAagcaggaggagaagcagaTGGGCCGCTCCAGTCGGCAGGAGGACCGCCAAACGCCGCGCTCCCCCGACACTCTGGCCAGCATCAAGACTGACGAGAAGCCCGTTCGACGCTCCAGCGTCAAAAAAATCGAGAAGATGAAGGGGAAG AGACAAGCCAAGTACACGGAGAACAAACTCAAGGCCATCAAGGCCAGGAACGAGTACCTCATAGCGCTCGAGGCCACCAACAGCTGTGTCTTCAAATATTACATCCATGACCTCTCCGACATCATTGAC TGCTGTGACCTGGGCTACCACGCCAGCCTGCATCGAGCGCTGAGGACCTACTTATCTGCAGAGCAGAATGTGGAGTCGTCCAAGCACTCTGGCCTGGAGGCCCTGGAAGGAGCAGCTGAGAGTCTGGAGGCCAACGGGGACAAACAGAAAGTGATGGAGACCTACAACAACATTTTCTGTCCACCAGCTCGCTTTGATTTCCAGTCCCATATGGGGGACACG ATGGGGGTGATGTGTGCGCAGCAGCCTCTGGATGTTGATCTGAACCAGAGGTGTCAGCACCTGCAGCCGCGGCTCTCCACTCTGAAGATCGAGAACGAGGAG GTGAAGAAAACAATGGAGGCCACTCTGTCCACCATCCAAGACATGGTGACCGTGGAGGACTTTGACGTCTCCGAGTGCTTTCACCACAGCAACAGCATGGAGTCCGTCAAGTCCACCTTCAGCGAATCGTATTTGAGCAAGCCCAGCCTGGCCAAGCGGCGCGCCAACCAGCAGGAGACGGAGCAGTTTTACTTCACC AAGCTGAAGGAGTTTCTGGACGGCCGAAGCCTGATCACCAAGCTGGAGGCCGAGCACGACCTGATTGAAAAGACCCTGGGAGAGA gtcAGAAAAGCGACTGTTGCCTTGCCAG TGGAAGGAGAAACTCCAGCGTACGGAAGCAG gaCTCAGGTGAAGCCATCCCTCTCATGGTGGAGAGCTGCATCCGCTTCATCAGTCGCCATG GCTTGCAGCACGAGGGGATCTTCAGAGTGTCGGGCTCTCAGGTGGAGGTTAATGACATCAAGAACGCCTTTGAGAGAG GTGAAGACCCGCTGGCAGAGGAACAGAACGAGCACGATCTAGATTCTATTGCTGGTGTTCTGAAGCTGTACTTCAGAGGACTGGATCATGCCCTCTTCCCTAAAGAAGTCTTCCATGATCTCATATCCTGCGTCT cAATGGAGAGCCTCCAGGAGAGAGCAGTCCATATTAAAAAAGTTCTGCAATCGCTGCCAAGTAAAACCCTCATCATCATGAGATACCTGTTCGCCTTCCTCAATCA TCTGTCTCAGTACAGCGAGGAAAACATGATGGACCCCTACAACTTGGCTATCTGCTTCGGTCCCACCCTGATGTCTGTCCCTGAAGGCCACGATCAGGTGTCCTGCCAGGCGCACGTCAACGAGCTCATCAAGACCATCATCATCCACCACGACACCATATTTCCGGGGCCGCAGGACCTGCAGGGCCCCATTTACACCATCCCTGGAACGGGAGATGACTTCTG TGACAGTCCACACTGTGAGCCCCCTCCTGTGAAAGAACCGGCACCGGACACGGTTTCAGTCGGCCCCACCAGTGAAGACG AGTCTGAGCCCGTGGAAGCCATCGCCAAGTTCGACTACACGGGCCGCTCCAGCCGGGAGCTCTCCTTCAAAAAGGGGGCGTCTCTGCTTCTGTTCCAGCGGGCTTCCAACGACTGGTGGGAGGGGCGGCACAACGGCGTGGACGGCCTGGTGCCCCATCAGTACATCGTGGTCCAAGAAAC GTCGGATTTGGGAAGAGGAAGTCCAAAATCTGAGGTGGACGGCCTGCTGGAGGAGAGGGTGTCCACCAGAGGCAGCGTGGCCTCGCCCACAGGACCTCATGTGGCTGACATCTACCTGGCCAACGTCAACAA GTTGAGGAAGCGGACCGAGCCTGGAAACATCAGAAGAGCCTTCCGCTCGGAGAGTGACGGTCCGAGCGCAGGAACCAGCGGCAGCGGGGCAGGAGGGGCAAGGACCGCCTCTCTTTCTGTGGGCGGGGCTCTGGCGAAAGACACGGGAGACAAGCGGCCAATGAGCACTCACAACATCCTCAACTCTGTCACTCGCcactcctccctcaaaacaaaG GTGGAGAGTCCACAGCTCCGGAAGACGACCCCTGCAGGACGCTCCAAGAGCTTCAGCAACCACAGACCGCTGGACCCGGAGGTTTACACGCAGGTGGAGCACAGCTCGCAG GACCTGCAGGACGCTGCCCTGACCGAACTCAGCAAGCTGGAGAGACAGAGCGCCTCAAAGCACGCGCCCGACGTGGTCCTGGACACGCTGGAGCAGCTGAAGGGCATGggctgcggcggcggcggcggcggggcATCCGAGCCCTCCAGCCCCCTCCACTCTCGTCTGCTGCGGGACAGCGAGGGCTGCTCCTCCCACGTCCACCCGCTTCAGAGGAGCGCCTCCTCGGCCAGCGACGTGCCCTCCTCCTTCCGGCCCAACAAGAGCCAGCCGCGGAGCCCCCTGCCCTCCGCCACGTCCCCCTCCCTGTCCTCCTCCTCGCTCTCCTCGTCCGTGCCCTCCTTCAGGGAGCCACGCCCCCCGGCAACCAGACCCAAACCCGTGGTGTTCCCAAAGAGTGCGGGGGGGAGCAGCAGTCCGGCGATGGGCTCCCCGACCTCCACTGTCCCCCCCGTGTCGCCGACGCCTCCCGCCGGCCACACGCACTCTCTCCCACACGCCCCACCACCCCCACCTCCACCCCAGTCTAACGACAAATCCTGCCCGGCTTAA
- the srgap2 gene encoding SLIT-ROBO Rho GTPase-activating protein 2 isoform X2, with translation MARMDTKAIRLLHSQRCKEIRAQLAEQLKCLDQQCELRVQLLQDLQDFFRKKAEIEMDYSRNLEKLSERFLTKTRSTKDHQLKKEQSILSPVNCWNLLLLQVKRESRDHATLSDLYLNNIIPRFAQISEDSGRLFKKSKEIGAQLQEDLMKVLNELYGVMKTYHIYNTDSINAESKLKEAEKQEEKQMGRSSRQEDRQTPRSPDTLASIKTDEKPVRRSSVKKIEKMKGKRQAKYTENKLKAIKARNEYLIALEATNSCVFKYYIHDLSDIIDCCDLGYHASLHRALRTYLSAEQNVESSKHSGLEALEGAAESLEANGDKQKVMETYNNIFCPPARFDFQSHMGDTMGVMCAQQPLDVDLNQRCQHLQPRLSTLKIENEEVKKTMEATLSTIQDMVTVEDFDVSECFHHSNSMESVKSTFSESYLSKPSLAKRRANQQETEQFYFTKLKEFLDGRSLITKLEAEHDLIEKTLGESQKSDCCLASGRRNSSVRKQDSGEAIPLMVESCIRFISRHGLQHEGIFRVSGSQVEVNDIKNAFERGEDPLAEEQNEHDLDSIAGVLKLYFRGLDHALFPKEVFHDLISCVSMESLQERAVHIKKVLQSLPSKTLIIMRYLFAFLNHLSQYSEENMMDPYNLAICFGPTLMSVPEGHDQVSCQAHVNELIKTIIIHHDTIFPGPQDLQGPIYTIPGTGDDFCDSPHCEPPPVKEPAPDTVSVGPTSEDGSLRVSESEPVEAIAKFDYTGRSSRELSFKKGASLLLFQRASNDWWEGRHNGVDGLVPHQYIVVQETSDLGRGSPKSEVDGLLEERVSTRGSVASPTGPHVADIYLANVNKLRKRTEPGNIRRAFRSESDGPSAGTSGSGAGGARTASLSVGGALAKDTGDKRPMSTHNILNSVTRHSSLKTKVESPQLRKTTPAGRSKSFSNHRPLDPEVYTQVEHSSQDLQDAALTELSKLERQSASKHAPDVVLDTLEQLKGMGCGGGGGGASEPSSPLHSRLLRDSEGCSSHVHPLQRSASSASDVPSSFRPNKSQPRSPLPSATSPSLSSSSLSSSVPSFREPRPPATRPKPVVFPKSAGGSSSPAMGSPTSTVPPVSPTPPAGHTHSLPHAPPPPPPPQSNDKSCPA, from the exons GAAGGAGCAGAGCATCTTATCGCCGGTGAACTGCTGgaacctgctgctgcttcaggTGAAGAGGGAGAGCCGCGACCACGCCACCCTGTCCGACCTCTACCTCAACAACATCATACCCCGCTTTGCACAGATCAGCGAGGATTCGGGAAGGCTCTTCAAGAAG AGCAAAGAGATTGGAGCCCAGCTGCAAGAGGACCTGATGAAAGTGCTTAATGAGCTTTACGGG GTGATGAAGACGTATCACATATACAACACTGACAGCATCAATGCCGAGTCGAAGCTGAAGGAGGCGGAGAagcaggaggagaagcagaTGGGCCGCTCCAGTCGGCAGGAGGACCGCCAAACGCCGCGCTCCCCCGACACTCTGGCCAGCATCAAGACTGACGAGAAGCCCGTTCGACGCTCCAGCGTCAAAAAAATCGAGAAGATGAAGGGGAAG AGACAAGCCAAGTACACGGAGAACAAACTCAAGGCCATCAAGGCCAGGAACGAGTACCTCATAGCGCTCGAGGCCACCAACAGCTGTGTCTTCAAATATTACATCCATGACCTCTCCGACATCATTGAC TGCTGTGACCTGGGCTACCACGCCAGCCTGCATCGAGCGCTGAGGACCTACTTATCTGCAGAGCAGAATGTGGAGTCGTCCAAGCACTCTGGCCTGGAGGCCCTGGAAGGAGCAGCTGAGAGTCTGGAGGCCAACGGGGACAAACAGAAAGTGATGGAGACCTACAACAACATTTTCTGTCCACCAGCTCGCTTTGATTTCCAGTCCCATATGGGGGACACG ATGGGGGTGATGTGTGCGCAGCAGCCTCTGGATGTTGATCTGAACCAGAGGTGTCAGCACCTGCAGCCGCGGCTCTCCACTCTGAAGATCGAGAACGAGGAG GTGAAGAAAACAATGGAGGCCACTCTGTCCACCATCCAAGACATGGTGACCGTGGAGGACTTTGACGTCTCCGAGTGCTTTCACCACAGCAACAGCATGGAGTCCGTCAAGTCCACCTTCAGCGAATCGTATTTGAGCAAGCCCAGCCTGGCCAAGCGGCGCGCCAACCAGCAGGAGACGGAGCAGTTTTACTTCACC AAGCTGAAGGAGTTTCTGGACGGCCGAAGCCTGATCACCAAGCTGGAGGCCGAGCACGACCTGATTGAAAAGACCCTGGGAGAGA gtcAGAAAAGCGACTGTTGCCTTGCCAG TGGAAGGAGAAACTCCAGCGTACGGAAGCAG gaCTCAGGTGAAGCCATCCCTCTCATGGTGGAGAGCTGCATCCGCTTCATCAGTCGCCATG GCTTGCAGCACGAGGGGATCTTCAGAGTGTCGGGCTCTCAGGTGGAGGTTAATGACATCAAGAACGCCTTTGAGAGAG GTGAAGACCCGCTGGCAGAGGAACAGAACGAGCACGATCTAGATTCTATTGCTGGTGTTCTGAAGCTGTACTTCAGAGGACTGGATCATGCCCTCTTCCCTAAAGAAGTCTTCCATGATCTCATATCCTGCGTCT cAATGGAGAGCCTCCAGGAGAGAGCAGTCCATATTAAAAAAGTTCTGCAATCGCTGCCAAGTAAAACCCTCATCATCATGAGATACCTGTTCGCCTTCCTCAATCA TCTGTCTCAGTACAGCGAGGAAAACATGATGGACCCCTACAACTTGGCTATCTGCTTCGGTCCCACCCTGATGTCTGTCCCTGAAGGCCACGATCAGGTGTCCTGCCAGGCGCACGTCAACGAGCTCATCAAGACCATCATCATCCACCACGACACCATATTTCCGGGGCCGCAGGACCTGCAGGGCCCCATTTACACCATCCCTGGAACGGGAGATGACTTCTG TGACAGTCCACACTGTGAGCCCCCTCCTGTGAAAGAACCGGCACCGGACACGGTTTCAGTCGGCCCCACCAGTGAAGACG GCTCATTGCGTGTTTCAGAGTCTGAGCCCGTGGAAGCCATCGCCAAGTTCGACTACACGGGCCGCTCCAGCCGGGAGCTCTCCTTCAAAAAGGGGGCGTCTCTGCTTCTGTTCCAGCGGGCTTCCAACGACTGGTGGGAGGGGCGGCACAACGGCGTGGACGGCCTGGTGCCCCATCAGTACATCGTGGTCCAAGAAAC GTCGGATTTGGGAAGAGGAAGTCCAAAATCTGAGGTGGACGGCCTGCTGGAGGAGAGGGTGTCCACCAGAGGCAGCGTGGCCTCGCCCACAGGACCTCATGTGGCTGACATCTACCTGGCCAACGTCAACAA GTTGAGGAAGCGGACCGAGCCTGGAAACATCAGAAGAGCCTTCCGCTCGGAGAGTGACGGTCCGAGCGCAGGAACCAGCGGCAGCGGGGCAGGAGGGGCAAGGACCGCCTCTCTTTCTGTGGGCGGGGCTCTGGCGAAAGACACGGGAGACAAGCGGCCAATGAGCACTCACAACATCCTCAACTCTGTCACTCGCcactcctccctcaaaacaaaG GTGGAGAGTCCACAGCTCCGGAAGACGACCCCTGCAGGACGCTCCAAGAGCTTCAGCAACCACAGACCGCTGGACCCGGAGGTTTACACGCAGGTGGAGCACAGCTCGCAG GACCTGCAGGACGCTGCCCTGACCGAACTCAGCAAGCTGGAGAGACAGAGCGCCTCAAAGCACGCGCCCGACGTGGTCCTGGACACGCTGGAGCAGCTGAAGGGCATGggctgcggcggcggcggcggcggggcATCCGAGCCCTCCAGCCCCCTCCACTCTCGTCTGCTGCGGGACAGCGAGGGCTGCTCCTCCCACGTCCACCCGCTTCAGAGGAGCGCCTCCTCGGCCAGCGACGTGCCCTCCTCCTTCCGGCCCAACAAGAGCCAGCCGCGGAGCCCCCTGCCCTCCGCCACGTCCCCCTCCCTGTCCTCCTCCTCGCTCTCCTCGTCCGTGCCCTCCTTCAGGGAGCCACGCCCCCCGGCAACCAGACCCAAACCCGTGGTGTTCCCAAAGAGTGCGGGGGGGAGCAGCAGTCCGGCGATGGGCTCCCCGACCTCCACTGTCCCCCCCGTGTCGCCGACGCCTCCCGCCGGCCACACGCACTCTCTCCCACACGCCCCACCACCCCCACCTCCACCCCAGTCTAACGACAAATCCTGCCCGGCTTAA
- the srgap2 gene encoding SLIT-ROBO Rho GTPase-activating protein 2 isoform X1, whose translation MTSPAKFRKDKEIVAEYETQVKEIRAQLAEQLKCLDQQCELRVQLLQDLQDFFRKKAEIEMDYSRNLEKLSERFLTKTRSTKDHQLKKEQSILSPVNCWNLLLLQVKRESRDHATLSDLYLNNIIPRFAQISEDSGRLFKKSKEIGAQLQEDLMKVLNELYGVMKTYHIYNTDSINAESKLKEAEKQEEKQMGRSSRQEDRQTPRSPDTLASIKTDEKPVRRSSVKKIEKMKGKRQAKYTENKLKAIKARNEYLIALEATNSCVFKYYIHDLSDIIDCCDLGYHASLHRALRTYLSAEQNVESSKHSGLEALEGAAESLEANGDKQKVMETYNNIFCPPARFDFQSHMGDTMGVMCAQQPLDVDLNQRCQHLQPRLSTLKIENEEVKKTMEATLSTIQDMVTVEDFDVSECFHHSNSMESVKSTFSESYLSKPSLAKRRANQQETEQFYFTKLKEFLDGRSLITKLEAEHDLIEKTLGESQKSDCCLASGRRNSSVRKQDSGEAIPLMVESCIRFISRHGLQHEGIFRVSGSQVEVNDIKNAFERGEDPLAEEQNEHDLDSIAGVLKLYFRGLDHALFPKEVFHDLISCVSMESLQERAVHIKKVLQSLPSKTLIIMRYLFAFLNHLSQYSEENMMDPYNLAICFGPTLMSVPEGHDQVSCQAHVNELIKTIIIHHDTIFPGPQDLQGPIYTIPGTGDDFCDSPHCEPPPVKEPAPDTVSVGPTSEDGSLRVSESEPVEAIAKFDYTGRSSRELSFKKGASLLLFQRASNDWWEGRHNGVDGLVPHQYIVVQETSDLGRGSPKSEVDGLLEERVSTRGSVASPTGPHVADIYLANVNKLRKRTEPGNIRRAFRSESDGPSAGTSGSGAGGARTASLSVGGALAKDTGDKRPMSTHNILNSVTRHSSLKTKVESPQLRKTTPAGRSKSFSNHRPLDPEVYTQVEHSSQDLQDAALTELSKLERQSASKHAPDVVLDTLEQLKGMGCGGGGGGASEPSSPLHSRLLRDSEGCSSHVHPLQRSASSASDVPSSFRPNKSQPRSPLPSATSPSLSSSSLSSSVPSFREPRPPATRPKPVVFPKSAGGSSSPAMGSPTSTVPPVSPTPPAGHTHSLPHAPPPPPPPQSNDKSCPA comes from the exons GAAGGAGCAGAGCATCTTATCGCCGGTGAACTGCTGgaacctgctgctgcttcaggTGAAGAGGGAGAGCCGCGACCACGCCACCCTGTCCGACCTCTACCTCAACAACATCATACCCCGCTTTGCACAGATCAGCGAGGATTCGGGAAGGCTCTTCAAGAAG AGCAAAGAGATTGGAGCCCAGCTGCAAGAGGACCTGATGAAAGTGCTTAATGAGCTTTACGGG GTGATGAAGACGTATCACATATACAACACTGACAGCATCAATGCCGAGTCGAAGCTGAAGGAGGCGGAGAagcaggaggagaagcagaTGGGCCGCTCCAGTCGGCAGGAGGACCGCCAAACGCCGCGCTCCCCCGACACTCTGGCCAGCATCAAGACTGACGAGAAGCCCGTTCGACGCTCCAGCGTCAAAAAAATCGAGAAGATGAAGGGGAAG AGACAAGCCAAGTACACGGAGAACAAACTCAAGGCCATCAAGGCCAGGAACGAGTACCTCATAGCGCTCGAGGCCACCAACAGCTGTGTCTTCAAATATTACATCCATGACCTCTCCGACATCATTGAC TGCTGTGACCTGGGCTACCACGCCAGCCTGCATCGAGCGCTGAGGACCTACTTATCTGCAGAGCAGAATGTGGAGTCGTCCAAGCACTCTGGCCTGGAGGCCCTGGAAGGAGCAGCTGAGAGTCTGGAGGCCAACGGGGACAAACAGAAAGTGATGGAGACCTACAACAACATTTTCTGTCCACCAGCTCGCTTTGATTTCCAGTCCCATATGGGGGACACG ATGGGGGTGATGTGTGCGCAGCAGCCTCTGGATGTTGATCTGAACCAGAGGTGTCAGCACCTGCAGCCGCGGCTCTCCACTCTGAAGATCGAGAACGAGGAG GTGAAGAAAACAATGGAGGCCACTCTGTCCACCATCCAAGACATGGTGACCGTGGAGGACTTTGACGTCTCCGAGTGCTTTCACCACAGCAACAGCATGGAGTCCGTCAAGTCCACCTTCAGCGAATCGTATTTGAGCAAGCCCAGCCTGGCCAAGCGGCGCGCCAACCAGCAGGAGACGGAGCAGTTTTACTTCACC AAGCTGAAGGAGTTTCTGGACGGCCGAAGCCTGATCACCAAGCTGGAGGCCGAGCACGACCTGATTGAAAAGACCCTGGGAGAGA gtcAGAAAAGCGACTGTTGCCTTGCCAG TGGAAGGAGAAACTCCAGCGTACGGAAGCAG gaCTCAGGTGAAGCCATCCCTCTCATGGTGGAGAGCTGCATCCGCTTCATCAGTCGCCATG GCTTGCAGCACGAGGGGATCTTCAGAGTGTCGGGCTCTCAGGTGGAGGTTAATGACATCAAGAACGCCTTTGAGAGAG GTGAAGACCCGCTGGCAGAGGAACAGAACGAGCACGATCTAGATTCTATTGCTGGTGTTCTGAAGCTGTACTTCAGAGGACTGGATCATGCCCTCTTCCCTAAAGAAGTCTTCCATGATCTCATATCCTGCGTCT cAATGGAGAGCCTCCAGGAGAGAGCAGTCCATATTAAAAAAGTTCTGCAATCGCTGCCAAGTAAAACCCTCATCATCATGAGATACCTGTTCGCCTTCCTCAATCA TCTGTCTCAGTACAGCGAGGAAAACATGATGGACCCCTACAACTTGGCTATCTGCTTCGGTCCCACCCTGATGTCTGTCCCTGAAGGCCACGATCAGGTGTCCTGCCAGGCGCACGTCAACGAGCTCATCAAGACCATCATCATCCACCACGACACCATATTTCCGGGGCCGCAGGACCTGCAGGGCCCCATTTACACCATCCCTGGAACGGGAGATGACTTCTG TGACAGTCCACACTGTGAGCCCCCTCCTGTGAAAGAACCGGCACCGGACACGGTTTCAGTCGGCCCCACCAGTGAAGACG GCTCATTGCGTGTTTCAGAGTCTGAGCCCGTGGAAGCCATCGCCAAGTTCGACTACACGGGCCGCTCCAGCCGGGAGCTCTCCTTCAAAAAGGGGGCGTCTCTGCTTCTGTTCCAGCGGGCTTCCAACGACTGGTGGGAGGGGCGGCACAACGGCGTGGACGGCCTGGTGCCCCATCAGTACATCGTGGTCCAAGAAAC GTCGGATTTGGGAAGAGGAAGTCCAAAATCTGAGGTGGACGGCCTGCTGGAGGAGAGGGTGTCCACCAGAGGCAGCGTGGCCTCGCCCACAGGACCTCATGTGGCTGACATCTACCTGGCCAACGTCAACAA GTTGAGGAAGCGGACCGAGCCTGGAAACATCAGAAGAGCCTTCCGCTCGGAGAGTGACGGTCCGAGCGCAGGAACCAGCGGCAGCGGGGCAGGAGGGGCAAGGACCGCCTCTCTTTCTGTGGGCGGGGCTCTGGCGAAAGACACGGGAGACAAGCGGCCAATGAGCACTCACAACATCCTCAACTCTGTCACTCGCcactcctccctcaaaacaaaG GTGGAGAGTCCACAGCTCCGGAAGACGACCCCTGCAGGACGCTCCAAGAGCTTCAGCAACCACAGACCGCTGGACCCGGAGGTTTACACGCAGGTGGAGCACAGCTCGCAG GACCTGCAGGACGCTGCCCTGACCGAACTCAGCAAGCTGGAGAGACAGAGCGCCTCAAAGCACGCGCCCGACGTGGTCCTGGACACGCTGGAGCAGCTGAAGGGCATGggctgcggcggcggcggcggcggggcATCCGAGCCCTCCAGCCCCCTCCACTCTCGTCTGCTGCGGGACAGCGAGGGCTGCTCCTCCCACGTCCACCCGCTTCAGAGGAGCGCCTCCTCGGCCAGCGACGTGCCCTCCTCCTTCCGGCCCAACAAGAGCCAGCCGCGGAGCCCCCTGCCCTCCGCCACGTCCCCCTCCCTGTCCTCCTCCTCGCTCTCCTCGTCCGTGCCCTCCTTCAGGGAGCCACGCCCCCCGGCAACCAGACCCAAACCCGTGGTGTTCCCAAAGAGTGCGGGGGGGAGCAGCAGTCCGGCGATGGGCTCCCCGACCTCCACTGTCCCCCCCGTGTCGCCGACGCCTCCCGCCGGCCACACGCACTCTCTCCCACACGCCCCACCACCCCCACCTCCACCCCAGTCTAACGACAAATCCTGCCCGGCTTAA